The bacterium YEK0313 genome includes a region encoding these proteins:
- a CDS encoding TadE-like protein, with translation MKGMSVLRRLRSLGLRRPRIVKRFGRMADGSTTVEFALIAMPFFVLLFGLVEIALTFFASQLLETATADAARQILTGRAQAANFDRAAFANAVCGNFKVLLDCSGVVVDVQKVASFDAANTSGPARNSDGTVNYSGTGYAPGAGGDIVMVKVYYEWPVMVPTFGLAAGDLPNGKRLLQATAVFRNEPFPTSSSPSP, from the coding sequence ATGAAGGGCATGTCGGTACTGCGACGACTGCGCTCCCTAGGGCTGAGACGCCCGAGGATCGTCAAGCGCTTCGGACGGATGGCCGACGGATCGACGACCGTTGAATTCGCCCTGATCGCCATGCCCTTCTTCGTGCTGCTGTTCGGTCTGGTCGAAATCGCTCTCACCTTTTTCGCAAGCCAACTCCTGGAAACGGCGACCGCGGATGCGGCGCGCCAGATCCTGACCGGCCGCGCCCAGGCCGCCAATTTCGACCGGGCCGCTTTCGCCAATGCGGTCTGCGGCAATTTCAAGGTCCTGCTCGATTGCAGCGGTGTCGTGGTCGACGTCCAGAAGGTGGCGAGCTTCGATGCGGCCAATACCAGCGGGCCGGCGCGCAACAGCGACGGCACGGTCAACTATTCCGGCACTGGCTATGCTCCGGGCGCCGGGGGCGACATCGTGATGGTCAAGGTCTACTACGAGTGGCCGGTCATGGTGCCGACATTTGGACTGGCGGCCGGCGACCTGCCCAACGGCAAGCGCTTGCTGCAGGCGACGGCGGTTTTCCGCAATGAGCCGTTCCCGACCTCCTCGTCTCCCTCGCCGTGA
- a CDS encoding Flp/Fap pilin component has protein sequence MKSLLARFAKDESGATAIEYGLIAAGIAAVIVFIVNSLGTKVNNALKTVNDNMK, from the coding sequence ATGAAGAGCCTTCTCGCACGCTTTGCCAAGGACGAATCCGGCGCTACCGCCATCGAGTACGGCCTCATCGCCGCCGGCATCGCCGCCGTCATCGTCTTCATCGTCAATTCGCTCGGCACCAAGGTCAACAACGCGCTGAAGACCGTCAACGACAACATGAAGTAA
- a CDS encoding Flp/Fap pilin component: MYRLATLFLRDRSGATSIEYGLIAVGIAGAIVAVVYSLGTKVQELFALINERFQ; the protein is encoded by the coding sequence ATGTATCGGCTCGCCACGCTGTTCCTTCGCGATCGATCGGGGGCAACCAGCATCGAATACGGCCTGATCGCGGTCGGTATCGCCGGTGCAATCGTTGCGGTCGTCTATTCGCTCGGAACGAAGGTCCAGGAACTCTTCGCGCTGATCAATGAGCGCTTCCAATAG
- a CDS encoding Type IV leader peptidase family protein encodes MTDLAILLVFPAMMAFAAASDLFTMTISNRVSLILIGGFVVLALVTGMSWQAIGMHALAGALVLAVTFTLFAFGWIGGGDAKLAAATCLWLGWPQLLDYALLSSVLGGFVTMGVLSLRGAPFHPPFLVGEGWYARITDQDTGIPYGIALAAAGLVLYPSSIWMTSVLH; translated from the coding sequence ATGACAGACCTTGCGATCCTTCTCGTGTTTCCGGCCATGATGGCATTCGCCGCGGCGAGTGATCTCTTCACCATGACCATATCCAACCGGGTGTCGCTGATCCTGATCGGCGGCTTTGTGGTTCTCGCCCTGGTCACCGGGATGAGCTGGCAGGCGATCGGCATGCATGCATTGGCCGGCGCGCTGGTTCTCGCCGTGACCTTCACTCTTTTCGCATTCGGTTGGATCGGGGGCGGCGATGCCAAGCTCGCCGCGGCAACCTGCCTCTGGCTCGGCTGGCCGCAGCTTCTCGACTATGCGCTGCTGTCGTCGGTGCTGGGCGGCTTCGTGACGATGGGCGTCCTGTCGTTGCGCGGGGCGCCGTTTCACCCGCCGTTTCTGGTGGGCGAGGGATGGTATGCGCGGATTACCGACCAGGACACCGGCATTCCCTATGGCATTGCCCTCGCAGCGGCTGGCCTGGTGCTTTATCCTAGCAGCATCTGGATGACATCCGTTCTGCACTGA
- a CDS encoding SAF domain protein, which translates to MRLRPAQIVVIAVALGAGGLAAMLMGGRREPAPVAQPVAAPEPAIRTVDVLVAAADVPMGKVLTSADLQWRRWPEEAGSDSFVVRRAGDTGQAAMDEAIGSIARTAFVHGEPIRPAKLIKGGRGFMSAILNPGMRAIAAPIDDPSRGAGAFILPNDRVDVILARRNAGPAAQGEGMTHTSSTVLRNVRVLAIDQVVEERNGDKAIVGRTATLELTPAQAELLALARELGTLSLSLRSLADSSAATLAGEAGDDGDPLFSTRHGGRLTIVRHGQPQSVPTTGQGAE; encoded by the coding sequence ATGCGTCTCAGGCCGGCCCAGATCGTCGTCATCGCGGTGGCGCTCGGTGCAGGCGGACTCGCGGCCATGCTGATGGGCGGCCGTCGTGAGCCGGCGCCTGTCGCGCAACCGGTCGCCGCGCCCGAGCCCGCGATACGAACCGTCGACGTGCTCGTCGCCGCCGCCGATGTGCCGATGGGCAAGGTGCTGACCTCGGCCGATCTGCAATGGCGCCGCTGGCCGGAGGAAGCCGGCTCCGACAGCTTCGTCGTCAGGCGCGCCGGTGATACCGGGCAGGCCGCCATGGACGAAGCCATCGGATCGATCGCGCGTACGGCCTTCGTGCATGGCGAGCCGATCCGGCCCGCAAAGCTGATCAAGGGTGGCCGAGGTTTCATGTCGGCCATTCTCAATCCGGGCATGCGCGCGATCGCGGCTCCGATCGACGACCCTTCGCGCGGTGCCGGCGCCTTCATCCTGCCCAACGACCGGGTCGACGTGATCCTGGCCCGCCGAAATGCCGGGCCGGCCGCGCAGGGCGAGGGCATGACCCATACGAGCTCGACCGTGCTGCGCAATGTCCGCGTGCTCGCCATCGACCAGGTTGTCGAAGAACGGAACGGCGACAAGGCCATCGTCGGCCGCACCGCGACGCTCGAGCTGACCCCCGCCCAGGCCGAACTGCTGGCGCTTGCGCGCGAGCTCGGCACCTTGTCGCTGTCGCTGCGCAGCCTTGCCGATTCCTCCGCCGCGACACTTGCGGGCGAAGCCGGCGACGACGGCGATCCGTTGTTTTCCACCCGTCATGGCGGACGCCTCACCATCGTTCGCCACGGCCAGCCCCAATCCGTGCCGACGACCGGACAGGGGGCCGAATGA
- the xpsD gene encoding Type II secretion system protein D precursor: MPIAARAFSLLGRSARAAAVGFLLAAVSSVPSLAQSSTVARRHVDGAGNRAVTLGVGKSLAIDLPRDARDVIVANPAIANAIVRSARRVFLIGVAVGQTNVFFLDAQGQQIAGYDVEVGRDLAALRLALRSIAPGSTLEVRAINDGVMVSGQVATPLEAQQAIEVANRLVGDEKKVVNAIAVRGRDQVHLKVTVSEMQRTAIRQLGVNLQAFDPSINALQGASGGLGNAGGFVYGLLTQGRFNVNNIDPTPNAMVVGTRVGNNVVTGTVRAFEETGLARTLAEPNLTAISGEQARFLAGGEFPIPVGRDRDGNITMQFKPFGVGLAFTPTVLSEGRISLRVGVEVSELSNEFSLRTNTINVPGLRTRRADTTVELPSGGSIVMAGLIQEQTRQAVSGLPGMINLPIIGTLFRSRDYLRGETELVVIVTPYVVRPVSANQLARPDDNYRDASDPAGMLIGRLNRIYGTAGATPPQGRFNGPIGFIRD, encoded by the coding sequence ATGCCTATCGCCGCCCGCGCGTTCAGCCTCCTTGGCCGCTCGGCTCGCGCCGCAGCGGTCGGGTTCCTGCTGGCGGCCGTCTCGTCCGTCCCGAGCCTCGCTCAGTCCAGCACGGTCGCGCGACGGCATGTCGACGGGGCCGGCAACCGCGCGGTGACGCTTGGTGTCGGCAAATCCCTGGCAATCGACCTGCCGCGGGACGCACGCGACGTCATCGTCGCCAATCCGGCGATTGCCAATGCCATCGTCCGATCGGCCCGCCGAGTGTTCCTGATCGGCGTGGCCGTCGGCCAGACCAATGTCTTTTTCCTCGACGCCCAGGGCCAGCAGATAGCCGGCTACGATGTCGAGGTCGGCCGCGACCTTGCAGCCCTCCGCTTGGCTTTGCGCAGCATCGCCCCCGGATCGACCCTCGAGGTTCGCGCGATCAATGACGGTGTCATGGTTTCCGGCCAGGTCGCAACGCCGCTCGAGGCGCAGCAGGCCATCGAAGTCGCCAACCGGCTTGTTGGCGACGAGAAGAAAGTGGTCAACGCCATCGCCGTCCGCGGCCGAGATCAGGTGCATCTCAAGGTGACCGTCTCCGAGATGCAGCGGACGGCGATCCGGCAGCTTGGCGTCAACCTGCAGGCCTTCGACCCAAGCATCAATGCCCTTCAGGGCGCTTCCGGCGGCCTCGGCAATGCCGGCGGTTTCGTCTATGGCCTGCTGACTCAAGGCCGGTTCAACGTCAACAATATCGATCCGACACCGAACGCCATGGTGGTGGGCACGCGCGTCGGCAACAATGTCGTCACCGGTACGGTGCGGGCCTTCGAGGAGACGGGGCTGGCCCGGACCCTTGCCGAACCCAATTTGACTGCCATTTCCGGCGAGCAGGCACGCTTTCTGGCGGGCGGCGAGTTTCCGATTCCGGTCGGCCGCGACCGCGACGGCAACATCACGATGCAGTTCAAGCCTTTCGGCGTCGGCCTCGCCTTCACACCGACCGTCTTGTCGGAAGGACGGATCAGCCTGCGCGTCGGCGTCGAGGTCAGCGAACTCTCCAACGAGTTTTCGCTGCGGACGAATACGATCAACGTGCCGGGACTGCGGACGCGGCGCGCCGACACGACCGTCGAGCTGCCGTCCGGCGGCTCCATCGTGATGGCCGGCCTCATTCAGGAGCAGACACGTCAGGCCGTCAGCGGGCTGCCGGGCATGATCAACCTGCCCATCATCGGCACCCTGTTCCGCTCGCGCGACTATCTGCGCGGCGAAACGGAACTGGTGGTGATCGTCACGCCCTATGTCGTGCGGCCCGTCTCAGCGAACCAGCTTGCCCGTCCAGATGACAATTACCGCGACGCATCGGACCCCGCAGGCATGCTGATCGGCCGGCTCAACCGCATCTACGGCACCGCCGGAGCCACACCGCCGCAAGGCCGGTTCAACGGCCCCATCGGCTTCATTCGCGACTGA
- a CDS encoding Pilus biogenesis CpaD protein (pilus_cpaD), with protein sequence MAPSFHSPRTIHLALIAAAGLMLGGCFNDRVAALDQGIPTDYRQRHPILVSSHGAYVASQCGQWPHDVGPADGAMSNLNKPYWNFGCATQQNLAAIVARPSDLLTPRAEGQLDAARRQTSIGKYRRGEQPQIDHQPIVPLTNVRSGAQGGS encoded by the coding sequence ATGGCGCCCTCATTTCATAGTCCCCGGACGATCCACCTCGCGCTCATCGCCGCGGCCGGCCTGATGCTGGGTGGCTGCTTCAACGATCGTGTCGCAGCTTTGGATCAGGGCATACCAACGGACTATCGCCAGCGTCATCCGATCCTGGTCTCGTCGCACGGCGCCTATGTCGCGAGCCAATGCGGCCAATGGCCTCATGACGTCGGCCCGGCGGACGGCGCCATGAGCAATCTCAACAAGCCCTACTGGAACTTCGGCTGCGCGACACAGCAGAACCTGGCCGCCATTGTCGCCCGGCCGAGCGATCTTCTGACGCCCCGCGCGGAAGGACAGCTCGACGCGGCGCGGCGCCAGACCAGCATCGGCAAGTATCGCCGCGGCGAGCAGCCGCAGATCGATCATCAGCCGATCGTGCCGCTCACCAATGTCAGGTCCGGCGCCCAGGGGGGGAGCTGA
- the minD_3 gene encoding Septum site-determining protein MinD: MQDTPHHNQDQDEHIAPVPRISVQAFCETADLAEAIAEAAEDRRMDKAHLRVQMGGAPAAAEAYRSAPTPNVVLLETVGNRNEILGHLDELAEVCDATTKVIVIGQVNDIVLYRELVARGVSDYLIAPIGVLDIIRSVSALYSAPGAKPVGRVIAVMGAKGGVGASTIAHNLAWAISRDIGIDTCIADMDLPFGTGGLDFNQDPPQGIAEAVFSPDRVDTAFVDRLLSRCSDRLSLLAAPATLERVYDFGADAFDPLVDILRATIPAIVLDLPHGWTAWSKRALVNADEILIVAAPDLGNLRNAKNLVDLLRASRPNDSAPRYLLNQAGVAKRPEIKPGDFAKALEAEPLAVIPFEPQLFGTAANNGQMIAEIEPGHRVSAQFSELAHAMTGRQDTRKARPGLLAPLTPLLEKLTQRRKKA; encoded by the coding sequence GTGCAGGATACGCCGCATCACAACCAGGACCAGGACGAGCACATCGCCCCCGTTCCGCGCATCTCGGTGCAGGCCTTCTGCGAGACCGCCGATCTTGCGGAGGCGATCGCCGAGGCGGCCGAAGACAGGCGCATGGACAAGGCCCATCTGCGCGTCCAGATGGGCGGCGCTCCGGCGGCGGCCGAAGCCTACCGCTCGGCGCCGACACCCAATGTCGTGCTCCTGGAAACGGTCGGCAACCGCAATGAAATCCTCGGCCACCTCGACGAACTCGCCGAGGTCTGCGACGCCACCACGAAGGTGATCGTCATCGGCCAGGTCAACGACATCGTGCTCTATCGCGAGCTGGTCGCGCGCGGGGTCAGCGACTATCTGATCGCGCCGATCGGCGTGCTCGACATCATCCGGTCGGTTTCCGCGCTCTATTCTGCACCGGGCGCCAAGCCGGTCGGCCGCGTCATTGCTGTCATGGGCGCCAAAGGCGGCGTGGGGGCTTCGACAATCGCGCATAATCTCGCCTGGGCGATTTCGCGCGACATCGGCATCGACACCTGCATCGCCGACATGGACCTGCCGTTCGGAACCGGCGGCCTTGATTTCAACCAGGATCCGCCACAAGGCATAGCCGAAGCGGTCTTTTCGCCTGATCGCGTCGACACCGCCTTCGTCGACCGGCTCCTGTCGCGCTGCTCCGACCGCCTGTCGCTGCTCGCCGCTCCGGCAACGCTGGAACGGGTCTACGATTTCGGCGCCGATGCCTTCGATCCGCTGGTCGACATCCTTCGCGCGACCATCCCGGCCATCGTTCTTGATCTGCCGCACGGCTGGACGGCCTGGTCGAAGCGCGCGCTCGTCAATGCCGACGAGATCCTGATCGTCGCGGCGCCCGATCTCGGCAATCTGCGCAACGCCAAAAACCTCGTCGACCTCCTGCGAGCCTCGCGGCCGAACGATTCGGCCCCGCGCTATCTGCTGAACCAGGCCGGCGTCGCCAAGCGGCCCGAGATCAAGCCGGGCGATTTTGCCAAGGCGCTGGAAGCCGAACCGCTCGCGGTCATTCCCTTCGAGCCGCAACTGTTCGGCACCGCCGCCAATAACGGACAGATGATCGCCGAAATCGAACCTGGCCACAGGGTCTCCGCGCAATTCAGCGAACTGGCCCATGCCATGACCGGCCGGCAGGATACGCGCAAGGCCCGCCCTGGGCTTCTGGCACCGCTGACCCCCCTGCTCGAAAAGCTGACGCAACGCCGCAAGAAGGCCTGA
- a CDS encoding Putative conjugal transfer protein/MT3759 has product MFGKRGTGGPAGGRGSHEGSRSLERVPAAVPTASRPPEPVPARSVDFASPPLAPLAPAAPPAPAPAVEERQRSASFYETKSQVFGALIEAIDLSQLAKLDNQAAREEIRDIVNEIITIKNVVMSIAEQEDLLEDICNDVLGYGPLEPLLARDDISDVMVNGPNTVFIEVAGKIQRTGIRFRDAAQLMNICQRIVSQVGRRVDESSPICDARLPDGSRVNVIAPPLAIDGAALTIRKFKKDKLTLEQLVRFGSISPEGAEVLKIIGRVRCNIVVSGGTGSGKTTLLNCLTRYIDADERIITCEDAAELQLQQPHVVRLETRPPNLEGEGQVTMRDLVRNCLRMRPERIIVGEVRGPEVFDLLQAMNTGHDGSMGTIHANSPRECLSRMESMIAMGGYSLPAKTVREMITGSVDIIVQASRLRDGSRRITHITEVLGMEGDTPVTQDLFVYDMLGEDDHGRINGRHRSTGIGRPRFWDRARYYGEEKRLAAALDASDTDEPVAR; this is encoded by the coding sequence ATGTTCGGCAAACGCGGTACCGGTGGACCGGCAGGCGGACGCGGCTCTCATGAGGGCTCCCGTTCGCTCGAGCGCGTCCCGGCGGCCGTCCCCACCGCAAGCCGGCCACCGGAACCGGTACCGGCCCGCAGCGTCGATTTCGCCTCCCCGCCGCTCGCGCCGCTGGCTCCGGCCGCGCCGCCGGCGCCGGCCCCCGCTGTCGAAGAGCGCCAGCGCTCGGCGAGCTTTTATGAAACCAAAAGTCAGGTTTTCGGCGCCCTGATCGAGGCCATCGACCTGTCGCAGCTCGCCAAGCTCGACAACCAGGCCGCGCGCGAGGAAATCCGCGACATCGTCAACGAGATCATCACGATCAAGAATGTCGTGATGTCGATCGCCGAGCAGGAAGACCTGCTCGAAGACATCTGCAACGACGTGCTCGGCTACGGGCCGCTGGAGCCGCTCCTGGCGCGCGACGACATTTCCGACGTGATGGTCAACGGCCCGAACACGGTCTTCATCGAAGTCGCCGGCAAGATCCAGCGCACCGGCATCCGGTTCCGCGATGCGGCGCAGCTGATGAACATCTGCCAGCGCATCGTCAGCCAGGTCGGCCGCCGCGTCGACGAATCCTCGCCGATCTGCGACGCGCGTCTGCCCGACGGCTCACGCGTCAACGTCATCGCTCCGCCGCTCGCCATCGATGGCGCGGCGTTGACCATCCGCAAGTTCAAGAAGGACAAGCTGACCCTCGAGCAGCTCGTCCGTTTCGGCTCGATCTCGCCCGAAGGCGCCGAGGTGCTGAAGATCATCGGCCGGGTCCGCTGCAACATCGTCGTCTCCGGCGGCACGGGCTCGGGCAAGACGACGCTGCTCAATTGCCTGACGCGCTACATCGACGCGGACGAGCGGATCATCACCTGCGAGGACGCCGCCGAGCTGCAATTGCAGCAGCCGCATGTGGTGCGGCTCGAAACCCGCCCGCCGAATCTGGAGGGCGAGGGCCAGGTCACCATGCGGGATCTCGTCAGGAACTGCCTGCGCATGCGGCCTGAGCGAATCATCGTGGGCGAAGTCCGCGGCCCGGAAGTGTTCGACCTGCTGCAGGCCATGAATACCGGCCATGACGGGTCCATGGGCACCATTCATGCCAACAGTCCGCGCGAATGCCTCAGCCGCATGGAATCGATGATCGCCATGGGCGGCTATAGCCTGCCCGCCAAGACGGTGCGCGAGATGATCACCGGCTCGGTCGACATCATCGTCCAGGCTTCCCGCTTGCGCGACGGCTCGCGCCGGATCACCCACATCACGGAAGTGCTGGGCATGGAAGGCGATACGCCGGTCACCCAGGACCTGTTCGTCTACGACATGCTTGGTGAGGACGATCACGGCCGGATCAATGGCCGCCATCGCTCCACCGGCATCGGCCGGCCGAGGTTCTGGGACCGGGCGCGCTATTATGGCGAAGAAAAGCGTCTGGCGGCGGCGCTCGATGCCTCCGACACCGACGAACCCGTGGCGAGGTGA
- a CDS encoding Bacterial type II secretion system protein F domain protein, giving the protein MPDIDALAIIGLAVVCAGGLAYALIYPFLSGAVKADERREAVAGPAVRTTRKVQEPATKRPSVEETLKEMERRQTNAARPSLSMRIAQAGLSLSKGRFMALSGLLGIAAFGLTLMAGLGLLWALAAAVAASVGAPQWFLAFMKKRRLAAFLEELANAVDVIVRGVKAGLPLGDCLRIIATEAQEPVKSEFRHIIEQTALGIPLHEAVLKLYERMPVPEANFFCIVISIQQKAGGNLAEGLANLSKVLRDRKKMKNKIIAMSQEAKASAAIIASLPPGVMIFVYLSTPQYISLMWTTEMGRFLLAGCLLWMFIGAMVMRKMINFDF; this is encoded by the coding sequence ATGCCCGACATCGACGCCCTCGCAATCATCGGTCTCGCCGTCGTCTGCGCCGGTGGCCTCGCCTATGCCCTGATCTATCCCTTTCTGTCGGGCGCGGTGAAGGCGGATGAACGCCGCGAGGCCGTCGCCGGACCGGCCGTCCGGACCACGCGCAAGGTTCAGGAGCCAGCCACCAAGCGGCCAAGCGTCGAGGAGACGCTGAAGGAAATGGAGCGGCGGCAGACCAACGCTGCCCGCCCCTCACTGTCGATGCGCATTGCCCAGGCCGGCTTGTCCCTGTCCAAGGGGCGGTTCATGGCGCTGTCGGGCCTGCTCGGCATTGCCGCCTTCGGCTTGACACTCATGGCCGGGCTCGGCCTGCTCTGGGCGCTGGCCGCCGCCGTCGCAGCGAGCGTCGGGGCACCGCAATGGTTTCTCGCCTTCATGAAAAAGCGGCGCCTCGCCGCCTTCCTCGAGGAGCTCGCCAATGCCGTCGACGTCATCGTCCGCGGCGTCAAGGCCGGCCTGCCGCTCGGCGACTGCCTCCGGATCATCGCCACTGAAGCCCAGGAGCCGGTCAAAAGCGAATTCCGTCACATTATCGAGCAGACCGCACTGGGCATTCCGCTGCACGAAGCGGTACTCAAGCTCTATGAGCGCATGCCGGTGCCGGAAGCCAATTTCTTCTGCATCGTCATCTCGATCCAGCAGAAGGCGGGCGGCAACCTCGCCGAAGGTCTTGCCAACCTGTCCAAGGTCCTGCGCGACCGCAAGAAGATGAAAAACAAGATCATCGCCATGTCGCAGGAGGCCAAGGCCTCGGCCGCGATCATCGCCAGCCTGCCGCCCGGTGTCATGATCTTCGTCTATCTGTCGACGCCACAATACATCTCGCTGATGTGGACGACCGAGATGGGTCGCTTCCTGCTCGCCGGATGCCTCCTGTGGATGTTCATCGGCGCGATGGTCATGCGCAAGATGATCAATTTCGACTTCTAG
- a CDS encoding Bacterial type II secretion system protein F domain protein: MIDFLIAKLHDRDFMIQLLIAIAVFATVLTIAMPLVAGDDLGRRMKSVSVERNRIRERERARLVNGERVSIRPTPKAWMLSIVETLQLTKHLAQEEARDKLVQAGYRGQGPYVAFLLFRLVVPIITFLAALAYFFLVNDMGQPAMVRGLLALFAAYIGMQLPMLFLKNQIQHRQTSIRRAFPDALDLMLICVESGMSIEMAFRRVAAEIGTQSIPLAEELTLTTAELSYLQDRRLAYENLAKRVDLDGVKAVCMALIQSERYGTPLANTLRVMAQENRDIRMSEAEKKAAGLPPKLTVPMILFFLPCLFVVIMGPAAIRLMGSN; the protein is encoded by the coding sequence ATGATCGACTTCCTCATCGCCAAGCTGCACGACCGGGACTTCATGATCCAGTTGCTCATCGCGATCGCGGTGTTCGCAACGGTTCTGACGATTGCCATGCCGCTGGTCGCGGGCGACGACCTTGGCCGCCGCATGAAATCCGTCTCGGTCGAGCGCAACCGGATCCGCGAGCGCGAGCGCGCCCGGCTCGTCAACGGCGAGCGCGTCAGCATCCGGCCGACGCCCAAGGCCTGGATGCTGTCCATCGTCGAAACGCTGCAGCTGACCAAACATCTCGCGCAAGAGGAGGCGCGCGACAAGCTGGTGCAGGCCGGCTATCGCGGCCAGGGCCCCTATGTCGCGTTCCTGCTGTTCCGGCTCGTGGTGCCGATCATCACCTTCCTCGCCGCGCTCGCCTATTTCTTCCTGGTCAACGACATGGGGCAGCCCGCCATGGTGCGGGGCCTGCTCGCCCTGTTCGCGGCCTATATCGGCATGCAATTGCCGATGCTGTTCCTCAAGAACCAGATCCAGCACCGGCAAACCTCGATCCGCCGGGCCTTTCCGGATGCGCTCGATCTGATGCTGATCTGCGTCGAAAGCGGCATGTCGATCGAGATGGCGTTCCGGCGCGTCGCCGCGGAAATCGGCACGCAATCGATTCCGCTTGCCGAGGAACTGACGCTGACGACGGCCGAGCTCAGCTACCTGCAGGACCGGCGCCTGGCCTATGAGAATCTCGCCAAGCGGGTCGATCTCGACGGCGTCAAGGCGGTGTGCATGGCCCTCATCCAGTCAGAGCGCTACGGCACGCCGCTCGCCAACACGCTGCGCGTGATGGCCCAGGAAAACCGCGATATCCGGATGTCGGAAGCGGAAAAGAAGGCGGCCGGCCTGCCGCCGAAGCTGACCGTGCCGATGATCCTGTTCTTCCTGCCCTGCCTGTTCGTGGTCATCATGGGCCCCGCCGCAATCCGGCTGATGGGCTCCAACTGA
- the yhjX_4 gene encoding putative MFS-type transporter YhjX, whose amino-acid sequence MLQITSPDPHRASPSDIDGPAAWLRLAVALALGTIGGVGMWSVVVVLPAVQADFGIARGEASLPYTFAMIGFAIGGVLIGRLTDRFGIMLPVLGGGLIMGLGYVLAGLAPNIWVFAIVHGVLIGMLGSAAVFGPLMAHISLWFNRQRGIAVAVCACGNYIAGAIWPQIVRFTLEAVGWRTTHLLIAVAVVVLMTPLALLLRRQPPAEPAPVAGVVRHGNVAGLGLSPNALMVVLAIAGLACCVAMSMPQVHIVAYCADLGYGVARGSEMLSLMLAFGIISRVASGFIADRLGGLATLLLGSALQGLALLLFLTSDGLTPLYIFSILFGLFQGGIVPSYAIIVREYFAAGEAGTRVGIALMATLVGMALGGWMSGVIYDLTRSYQAAFINGILWNLVNVSIVGWLLYRRDRIARRA is encoded by the coding sequence TTGCTGCAGATCACCTCGCCTGATCCCCATCGGGCTTCACCGTCCGACATCGACGGGCCGGCCGCCTGGCTCAGGCTCGCCGTCGCGTTGGCGCTCGGCACCATCGGCGGCGTCGGCATGTGGTCGGTGGTCGTCGTGCTGCCGGCGGTGCAGGCCGATTTTGGCATTGCCCGCGGCGAAGCCTCGCTGCCCTACACCTTCGCCATGATCGGTTTTGCCATCGGCGGCGTCCTCATCGGCCGGCTCACCGACCGCTTCGGCATCATGCTGCCGGTCCTGGGTGGCGGGCTCATCATGGGCCTCGGCTATGTGCTGGCCGGCCTCGCCCCCAATATCTGGGTTTTCGCCATCGTCCACGGTGTTCTCATCGGCATGCTCGGCTCGGCCGCCGTCTTTGGGCCGCTGATGGCGCATATTTCGCTCTGGTTCAATCGCCAGCGCGGCATAGCGGTGGCCGTTTGCGCCTGCGGCAATTATATCGCCGGCGCCATCTGGCCGCAGATCGTCCGCTTCACGCTGGAGGCGGTCGGCTGGCGCACGACGCACCTCCTGATCGCCGTCGCCGTGGTGGTTCTGATGACCCCGCTCGCCCTGTTGCTGCGCCGCCAGCCGCCAGCCGAGCCGGCGCCGGTCGCCGGCGTCGTGCGCCATGGCAATGTGGCCGGTCTCGGCCTGTCGCCGAATGCGCTCATGGTGGTGCTGGCGATCGCCGGCCTCGCCTGCTGCGTCGCCATGTCGATGCCGCAGGTCCATATCGTCGCCTATTGCGCCGATCTCGGTTACGGCGTGGCGCGCGGCTCCGAAATGCTCTCGCTGATGCTGGCCTTCGGCATCATCAGCCGCGTCGCCTCGGGTTTCATCGCCGACCGGCTCGGCGGCCTTGCCACTCTGCTGCTCGGCTCGGCGCTGCAGGGGCTCGCACTGCTTCTGTTCCTGACCTCGGACGGGCTGACGCCGCTCTATATCTTCTCGATCCTGTTCGGCCTGTTCCAGGGCGGCATCGTGCCGAGCTATGCCATCATCGTGCGCGAATATTTCGCCGCCGGCGAAGCCGGCACGCGGGTCGGCATCGCGCTGATGGCGACCCTCGTCGGCATGGCGCTCGGCGGCTGGATGTCGGGGGTGATCTACGATCTGACCCGGTCCTATCAGGCCGCCTTCATCAATGGCATCCTGTGGAACCTCGTCAACGTGTCCATCGTCGGCTGGCTGCTCTATCGGCGCGACCGGATCGCGCGGCGCGCCTGA